The stretch of DNA tagctgtcgaactcacagaatgaaactgaacgcaatgccatttttcagcaagaccgtatactcgtagcatcgtcagtccaccgctcatggcaaaggcagtgaaattaataataataataataataataacgggcatttataaagcgccttatcagaagttcaaagcgcgtgacaacaatacatgtatacaaaaatcatacaatcactgtcagattcaaacaacacatcatgcacatccccagactctatactaaggaactatccgtagtgttgttggaacaagtgagttttcaaattggacttaaaagatgaaatggatggagagtgacgtaattgaaaggggagtgaattccataactgaggtccataatacgaaaacgtgcggaagccatgagccttgcgtttaaagcgaccttgacagagaagtcgagcatcatcagaagaacgaagggtgcgagagggagtgtagagagagaccagttcagaaagataggcaggtgccgattcagagatgatattgtagcagaagcaggcagctttatacctaatacgttcagatacaggaagccagtgaagttctttcatgagaggagtgcagggttgtcgatgctgtgctctgaaaatgagacgtgcagcagagtgttgtactttttgcaagggttggagagtggagtcagggcagcctatgagaagggagttgcagtaatctaatctggacagaatgcaggatgtaacgagagttttagtggcatcaacagtgagaaattttcttatggaacctattcttctgatctcaaagtaacatgtctgacagacttttttgatgtgttgtttcattgagaggtgggagtccatgatgaacccaagattcctagcactatcagagagagaaatgtcactagaacctactgtgatggaggctggaagggaagtggtcgaagaggaagctccagagaaaagaagaaattcagtcttgtcatcatttaacttgagcatattgtttgtcatccatgatttaatatctgaagtgcagttttggagagtgtgcgtcaccgcttggatttctgtaggcttgcatgcttgttggagttgtgtgtcatctgcaaagaggtagtgattgactgcgtgttgcttgatgacggcagattgacaagaagagcggagtacatgtagtagttgcgctaagaaggatagcacacttttctgtacctctctttgttttaactttctgagcgtgtttttaatccaaacatatcatatctatacgtttttggaatcaggaaccgacaaggaataagatgaaagtgtttttaaattgatttcgacaatttaattttgataataatttttatatatttaatttccagagcttgtttttaatccaaatataacatatttatatgtttttggaatcagaaaaggatggagaataagataaacgtaaatttggatcgttttataaatttttattttttttttacaattttcagatttttaatgaccaaagtcattaattaatttttaagccaccaagctgaaatgcaataccgaagtccgggcttcaaccaatttggttgaaaaatgagggcgtgacagtgccgcctcaactttcacgaaaagccggatatgacgtcatcaaagacatttatcaaaaaaatgaaaaaaacgttcggggatttcatacccaggaactctcatgtcaaatttcataaagatcggtccagtagtttagtctgaatcgctctacacacacacacagacacacacacacacacacacacacacacacgcacgcacgcacatacaccacgaccctcgtctcgattcccccctctacgttaaaacatttagtcaaaacttgactaaatgtaaaaaagcaatgtCATACATGTTTTACATTCCTGGTCAGTTTGTACCCGAGTTCACCTGAAATAAATTGATTCTTCTAATTCTACATGCAGGTATTTACATATAAATCTACCCTCTTTACACAACAAGAAGTTGCAGCTAATTTAAGAAACTAATATAGATGCTGCACATGTGAAAACAATTTCGCTTTCTATTCCTTATTCGTTTAAAtgcttcaaaaacaacaacagcaacattatcatatgtgaccctccaccacgaaatgagtcgcatgtcacctttgcatgattttcatattttaacattttcctaaagagtttttttatgctctatccagtggtgaaaaccgttttagaaaagagcgaaaaatgtttgagttataagcatgtgactaaggtgaccctcacactgttaccagacactctccggacttatatcaagcctagcgcagaaccgcgcaaggtgacatgcgactcatttcgtggtggagggtcacatatgtacaTGCAAATTTTACTTCACATAAAACAAACTAACCATGAAGAATATTCTCCCTGTAACAGTATTCTGCTACATTGTTCTACCTATAAATTCTGTACAGCATTAAACCCTGAGTTGATATAAGCAAAGTCAAATGAATTCACATCTATACACTATTTCTTCAGGTGAACAAATCTAGTAAAGCAAATGTCATTCAAGTGGACaggaaaaagatgaagaaacagattttttgaggggggagggggaattgGTTTCAAAATGAATCACAACTTCTGACAAGTTTATAGTTGGGATGATGGTATCAAATTTGACAACATAAAAATTGGTGATTAAACCATGATAAAAatattaaatttaaaaagatgcCTTCCTTCCCTTGCAAACGATTATTTTACATAcgtatatatataaattatatATTATTACTTTATTTTTgcatgtttgtttatttgttgcttaacgtccagccgactacgtagagccatatcaggacgaggaaggggggatgaagggggccacttgtcaagcgattcctgtttacaaatgcactaacccattacttgtgtcccagaaggctttagtaaaactaaattaatacctactggaagattaccagtttccagtatgttaaaataggcttaacctatctactgctgggcttacatcagaacactaacagattaaactatacatgaatcgcgagacaagcggcaagagaagagattttttggaaaaaatacaggtgaatgagcaagaaggcagaaaaaagaaaagaattcatgaagaaaaagagggcatgacaggaaagaggaaccaaaaatctacctaacagcaaactagaaagctcctgcggttccaaaaacaggaggggcctttaatttcataaccgcagtgccccactgcgggatatttttgcatgaaatgagagcatcctttcacataattatattgacatacatctAAAATAGCTTATTTTTCTGTGCAAATTTAGCGGGAATTCTCTGCTGCATTGATTTCCGAACATAGCTATGTCGGCCTGCACAGATTTGTGCAGGGTACAATTTTTGttgtttcaatttttttccattcaatgggatagagccacttgtcaattgtttcttgttcacaaaagcactaatcaaaaatttgctccaggggcttgcaacgtagtacaatatattaccttactgggagaatgcaagtttccagtacaaaggacttaacatttcttacatactgcttgactaaaatctttacaaaaattgactatattttatacaagaaacacttaacaagggtaaaaggagaaacagaatccgttagtcgcctcttacgacatgctggggagcatcgggtaaattcttccccctaacccgcggggggtgactgACACAAGTGTCAACATGggaaattaatttatcaaaagattctcactctgcacagaTTGTCTGACAGTTCTCTTCTAATATGTGTACAAGTGGATAGATGTTCTTACCCCTTGCTTAAAAGCCATGAGCTAGCTGattttaaatgaataaaacacacctaaaaaaacataaaagaggataaaaacaagtcgcgtaaggcgaaaatacaatatttagtcaagtagctgtggaactcacagaatgaaagtgaacgcaatgtaatttttcagcaagaccgtatactcgtagcatcgtcagtccaccgctcatggcaaaggcagtgaaattgacaagaagagcggggtagtagttgcgctaagaaggatagcacgcttttctgtacctctctttgttttaactttctgagcgtgtttttaatccaaacatatcatatctatgtttttggaatcaggaaccgacaaggaataagatgaaagtgtttttaaattgatttggacaatttaattttgataataagttttatatatttaattttcagagcttgtttttaatccgaatataacatatttatatgtttttggaatcagcaaatgatggagaataagataaacgtaaatttggatcgttttataaatttttattttttttacaattttcagatttttaatgaccaaagtcattaattaatttttaagccaccaagctgaaatgcaataccgaaccccgggcttcgtcaaagattacttgaccaaaatttcaaccaatttggttgaaaaatgagggcgtgacagtgccgcctcaactttcacgaaaagccggatatgacgtcatcaaagacatttatcaaaaaaatgaaaaaaacgttcggggatttcatacccaggaactctcatgtcaaatttcataaagatcggtccagtagtttagtctgaatcgctctacacacacacacacacgcacgcacacacacacgcacatacaccacaaccctcgtttcgattccccctcgatgttaaaatatttagtcaaaacttgactaaatataattagcAAAGGGACATAACCACTGCCAAACATGAGCACAGAATGATGATGCTACTAAAGTCATCTAAATTTTCTAATGATTAAATCAAAATTAATGTATTCAACACTTCTTTTGCATTCAGTACAAACATTtgccatgctgcataggtacaAGAACATTTTAAGTACATGTACAGTAGGCTATTAAGTATCTAAAGGTCCAAACACCATCATTTCAAatattttcacaataaataGTCATTGTCATTGATCATTTTCCTGATTCAATGTTTTCTATCCTTCTGCACTTTGCGAACAGGTTCTGCTAATGTTCAAACATTGCTCTCTGCTTGACTGAAAACACCTCTTTTGCACAAAATGTTGCAATATTGTGATGGTATAATTATAAATTTGAGAGCCAGTGAAGTGCTCTCCATTTAGTGTTTACACAGATCTATACAGCTGTTAGTGTCACCATTTAAtcaatattgctattttttCAAAGAGAACAGTGACATAAGCTACTAGTACTATCCCTACTAAAATGGCAAATGCCGCCATCCCTTACCTAACCCATCACAAGAAAACATGTATACATAGTACATACATGTGTATGTTGGAATGTCTTTGAGTTCAACTCTTTGTCATAGATCTACAAATCACTAAAAGAGAATGACTGGCAATGGCTTACTTAGTGCTTAAGTGTGCATGCTTTGTCGTTGTGGACATAGATACATAGTAAGTACCATAAATGGTTTCCGGTATTTTACCAGGGAAAATGTATGAAAATATCGGAAATAAAATCAGGAACTGTTCATTCTTTGTTTGACAGATTTATACTATAGACAAATATTGGGTAATCACTGCCCTTTAGTTTTACACTTGGTTTGACTGAATAGCCTGCCATTAAGATAGAATAAACAGCATTTAAATTACAACAACCAGGATTAGTAAACTCTGAGACTCTGACAGAGCATGAGAAATAATGGCAACTTCCCAGAACATTTTCTGACTGTTTCGGAAACCAAGCGTAGGTGTTGCTCTCAGGCTATGAATATATTTGACGGTAGCAACTACGTCATGATATGGGCCAAGTTATACCttcgcagagtcagcggcacaaacgacgcactgcagattattgatgccgcggtagggattatgacgagtacttggcctgttttcttttcatgcagcgtgtagcgggctgtaataatctgcagtgcgtcatctgtcctgctgaaattacataggtgagcgccgggcctaaTGAGCAGCGATCATGCAGTTATTGTAGGAAAATACGGTACTTTGAAAACAAGTTGATGTTAACCAGCATGATATCATTTATAACAGGACGTTATTTAATACATATAGTCATCAACCATGATATATACTCTGGTGACTGAAAGTGAAAGCCCACGTGCATTTATTATAAATATCCAGTTACAAACGTGTTTCATTCCATAACATAACTGACCACAAACAAACGTTACTATTAGATTTGTGGGAAGAAGCCTGGCTGCTCTGGAATAGAAACACTTGGTGCATTTTTAACAGAACAGCCTTCCTTCCCCTTTTTCTTGCCGCCCTCTCCACACTTACAGTTTGCACAGTGCTCTTTTTTGGGTTTTGCAAACGACAAATTGAATTCTCGCTTAAAAGCTTTTCTGTACACAGAAATTCCCACAGGCTTCTTTCCCGTTTGTTCACATGTGTCCTTATACATTGAGTACATCTTGCCCACATTTAGGTCCTGGGAAAGAAAGCGTTTCTTGTTCTTATCCTTCTTGCTCCTACCACCGTCGACCGTTGGGAAGGAACCTATGTGCCATCGAATGAAATCAGCGTCTTCTGGTTTGGTTTTGTTGACCGGATCCCTGCGGCCACGCTCATCTCGACCCGTGTAGACGCCACACTCTGTCTTCTTCATGGTATAGTCCACTAGCTTGTTTGTTATGTCCAGTGTTTTGGTGAAGAATGACTTGCACACCCGGTGCTCTTTCCTTTTATGGACGAAGAAAAAGGAGTGAGCTACTTCTCGTCTCGGCTTCTTCTGGGTTTTGACTTGTTTGATGTCGTTCTGTTCCACATGCTGAGCAATGAAAGCACGCTGCCTCTCGTACGATGCCAGGCTCCAATATAGTTTGTGGATGTCTTCACGAGCCTCTTCTGGGATTTTCTCAGAGCAACGAAACCGACACTTTGAACAGTCAATAGGTTGTACCTGTCTCGCTTCCTGTAACTTTCCTGCGACAGTTACGTACTGTTCTCCTTTATCCCGCatggctttcttcttcttctttttccattCTTCTGGGTTGGCAGGACGTCTGGGCTTGGGTTCAGTGTGTTCTTGATTCGGCACACTCTTTCTCTTCTTTGCCTTTGGTTGCTTGGGTTCACTTGTGAGAGGCAATGCTGGACCCTCCACTGACTGCAAGGCAATCTGTCCAGTTAGGGGACCCACCGCCTTAGAAAGGCAGGGCTGTTCTTGTGGTGGTTGCTGTAATTGTAAATGTTGTAGCTGAAGTTGTCGCTGCTGCTGGTGGTGATGAACTGGCATCGGCAGATCCGCGGGCTGCATAGGCATCGACAGGCATGCGTTGCTAGGCATGTTTGAGGGAAATACGTTGTGACTGCCACAACCGTACATATCACCGGAGGTGGACGGCTGATCTGCTGAACCGTGTGTCCCCTCGGCAAAATGCTGCCTTGCCCAAGGTGCATGCATTTGTGACATTAAAAACAAGTCTCTTTCGTCCATTTCCCTCGAACCACCCACagcagacgggcgcagtgatAGAGCCTGGTGAAAGGAATCATGATATACTTGCGTCATGTTCGGTTTTGAGGCTGAGATAGGAGGGTATGCGTTGTTAGAATCCATTCTCTTGTTTTCTTCTGGGTCGTCTTCTTTTCTGGCCGGATTTCCGACAGGGTTGTCTGCTCTTGCACTCGGCGAATAATGAACTAGGTGCTTGTCATAATGCACGTAAAATATAGTTCTCTACTGGGATCGTAACCTTGACGTACGAAACTCAGCATTGTTCATTTATATGCACTTCAAACTCTTTAAAATATTTTTAGTTTGTTCAAATGAAAATAATAAAAGATAGGACAAATCTTAATTGTGTTTTACTTTTGCTGTTTAACGCGGATAAATCTATGGTGTTTTACTGTCGAACTACTTTGTCTACAAGATGGCGGCTCTTCAGCAGAAAAGGGATACCCCCAAATCAGCAAATTTCAGAGTGTATTCTGAGTTCAGATCAAGTTCCTACATCTTGATTTAGACTTCCATAACAACACGTTAAACGCTGTGTAATTCTACTGGTGATATTGACTCAATGTAATGTGATAATTGACAGTTTATCCTCTGCCTACACGGAACTGCACAGCAATACCAACACACCGATGCCTGCGTCTGCATTTTAGCTTCACGGACAAATTCGCCCGTAAGTTTATCGCATAAACTATTGTGCTTGTGTATATTTCTGTTTCTTATATCACATGGTCAGCGTTGTGAATGTTAACATGCTGAACGCGTTGAAACACGAGCGACCATTGCATGATTCATACCCGTTTCCGCAGTCGATAGCAGACGTCATTtggctctctcactctcagtctcatTCACTTCAGGAGATGCCAGTTTTAGCGAAGCTGCTCTGTTTCTATCAGACTTGTTACTGATATTGTTATTGAAGGTATTAGAAAAGATATTGAGGTGTTAAACCATTTGTCTGATTATTTCTCTGGCTGTTTCTAAATCTATGACTCAGTATGAGTGTGTACCTCAAGGCCATGAGATATAGTTATTAAATCACACCAAAATGAGTAGTGTTAGTGTTACAAACGTGTAGTACTACTAGTATTTGTAAGCAGTAGTCATAGGGACACACCTAAAGCCTATGCTTTAGGCCTGTCAGAACTTCCCCTTATATTGTCTTATTTGTATGATGGTCTGTTTTTATTAACAATAACATTTGGCAATTTGTTGCTACCATCATTGTCCTGGTACAGTGGTAGTCATGCAGTGGTAAGGTAAATGTAACGTTGTAACTGTAAGACGGAAAAAAGCCGAAGTCAACAAGGCAGAATTACTCGATCAGGTCATGCACATGTATGTGAGCCAATTCGTAATTAGGTCAAAAGTCAACGTGGAGGTTCAGTAGTAACAACAAGAGTTCTTTCTAATTCTATCTTGGGTAGTTTACTGTACATCAAGACTGTATCACAGTGTGTGTAACTGTTATTACAAGAAAATTGTGACACATAGTAGACAATGCACACATACTTCAGGAGTCTGTGCGTACCCATGTTAATGTCAGGAAATGTCAGTCAGATTTTTGCCGGAGATGCAAACTGAACCACATGAAATGATAAACTAAAGTTTTATTTAGCTAACAACGCTGAAGTTATTTATAAAAGTTATCTGTGGGATAGTTGTGAGAATGTTTGgcttatttattaatttttgaAATCCTCATCTGCAACAAAAAGCTATCAGTATCATTGCGTCAATATTTTTCTGAGAGGTACTAGAATGTTAAGCCCTCATCCACTTCACTGTCTTCAACAGCCGGGTTTTTCTCTTCACTTTGAACCGACAGTTATGTATCATTGTATGCTAGTCTTTAAACtaaggcccagtctgcctcaaatggtttacagaacgatttaaaatcttctcacgaaaaaagcagttctaaaaTTTCTATTTCTAACCTAACGGAACACACTtacaatagcatttaacagcattaaatgacacagtttgtttgaatggctatttagcttgcgtaaaccacacaccagattttgtGGTTCATTTTACCCTTGAGCCATCGTGGACCTGTGGCACACATTTTCCTTTATTTCACAAGTTCATCGTCAATTTGTGTTTGCAATGGGACTtcctgtatctgcaatagcacgtaattgtgtacctctgaatctaaaatgcaacaaacgactgcgagtcacacgaacttatccttatcggcggcggttagCTTCAAAGACACAAGCGATATGcagaaagttcgtctgcttgccTTGGTGAAACACGATCATTGCGTGCCTTGCTTCCGGCCtccctttttttaaactttcaaaacctcgagttgtactgatctcgtcttgatgaaaaaagaaatcttttatgatttaagaatgtttgtgttacaagctgtcaatttattatttagattttaaaagttagttctagtgccaaaacgaggcgtccgattgtgatacacaatccggctggccgcgcaaaaataaattatttaaaaaatgctcgctctttacggagggcacctaggatgttctcaagcgttaagtgtttaaacgaaaggg from Littorina saxatilis isolate snail1 linkage group LG13, US_GU_Lsax_2.0, whole genome shotgun sequence encodes:
- the LOC138945448 gene encoding uncharacterized protein translates to MDSNNAYPPISASKPNMTQVYHDSFHQALSLRPSAVGGSREMDERDLFLMSQMHAPWARQHFAEGTHGSADQPSTSGDMYGCGSHNVFPSNMPSNACLSMPMQPADLPMPVHHHQQQRQLQLQHLQLQQPPQEQPCLSKAVGPLTGQIALQSVEGPALPLTSEPKQPKAKKRKSVPNQEHTEPKPRRPANPEEWKKKKKKAMRDKGEQYVTVAGKLQEARQVQPIDCSKCRFRCSEKIPEEAREDIHKLYWSLASYERQRAFIAQHVEQNDIKQVKTQKKPRREVAHSFFFVHKRKEHRVCKSFFTKTLDITNKLVDYTMKKTECGVYTGRDERGRRDPVNKTKPEDADFIRWHIGSFPTVDGGRSKKDKNKKRFLSQDLNVGKMYSMYKDTCEQTGKKPVGISVYRKAFKREFNLSFAKPKKEHCANCKCGEGGKKKGKEGCSVKNAPSVSIPEQPGFFPQI